From Scomber scombrus chromosome 13, fScoSco1.1, whole genome shotgun sequence, a single genomic window includes:
- the txndc9 gene encoding thioredoxin domain-containing protein 9 gives MANQSVDIISKVLEQTAKLVEEQVDAQLSKVNEMDEDDLERLKERRLEALKKAQKQKQEYLSKGHGEYREVPSEKDFFSEVKESKNVVCHFYRSSTFRCKILDKHLAILAKKHVETKFIKLNVEKAPFLTERLRIKVIPTLALLIDGKTKDYVVGFADIGNTDEFPTEMLEWRLGCAEVINYSGNLMEPPSMTKKSGTKFTKVEKKTIRGRAYDSDSDSGDD, from the exons ATGGCCAATCAGTCAGTAGACATCATCTCAAAGGTGTTGGAGCAGACCGCCAAACTGGTGGAGGAGCAGGTGGATGCACAGTTGAGCAAAGTCAATGAGATGGATGAAGATGACTTGGAGAGACTGAAGGAAAGGAGATTAGAGGCTTTGAAAAAAGCCCAGAAACAGAAGCAG GAGTATCTGTCTAAAGGCCATGGGGAGTACAGAGAAGTCCCAAGTGAGAAGGACTTTTTCAGCGAGGTCAAGGAAAGCAAGAACGTTGTCTGCCATTTCTACAGAAGTTCCACCTTCAG ATGCAAGATCCTCGACAAACACTTGGCCATCTTGGCAAAGAAGCACGTTGAGACCAAATTCATCAAGCTGAATGTAGAAAAGGCCCCTTTCCTGACAGAGAGGCTGCGGATCAAAGTCATTCCCACGCTGGCTCTGCTGATAGACGGAAAGACAAAGGACTATGTGGTCGGATTCGCTGACATTGGAAACACAGACGAGTTTCCCACAGAGATGCTTGAGTGGAGGCTTGGCTGTGCAGAAGTTATTAACTACAG TGGGAACCTGATGGAGCCTCCTTCAATGACAAAGAAGTCAGGCACAAAGTTCACAAAAGTGGAGAAGAAAACCATCAGAGGGCGAGCTTACgactctgattctgattctggagatgactga